The Aspergillus nidulans FGSC A4 chromosome VIII genome contains the following window.
GATTGGTTCCGTTAATGGTCTGGGTAGCGGACTTCTGATCGCTTGAAGGAGATTTATTGTTAATCGCGTTCCAACCGGAGCTATGTGTTACTGACATTTTACTGTCCCCGTTGGTGGCGGGCGTCGAAGTCAATGTCTTTGACGCTGGAGTATCATTCTTTGAGGCCTGCTGAGATCTGGCAGGCTTCGACTCCTGAGATTTCTTTCCTTTACCCTGAGATGACACATTGGTTGAAGattcttccatcttcttcagctcggCTTGTAGTCTCTCGAGTCGCTCTGCGATGCCCTTCCTTTGGCTGCTACGGCTGCTGACAAGAGACTGCCAGGTATTAAACGCGGCCTTAAGTTTCTTTAAGTACTCCGAGTTTGCATTGTCCTTCTCAGCGGCCTTGATCTTTTCTTCAAAAACCgctctttccttcttctgaCGCTCGACTTTCTCCTCGGCTTCCCGTTCATATTGAGCAATGCGTTCCATAGAAACTCCAGGAGGAAAGACCATTGAGACGCTAGAGCGTCTCTTCTCCGAGCTAGGAGTCTGAGACGCCGGTGTGCTGGTAGAGGGCTTTGTGGTTATGATAGGGGTGGATGTTGGTGCGGGTTGCGAATCCGCGACAAGAAAATCATCGCTTTCAGCGAAAGAAACAGAGCGGCGGGCGGAGCTTGTGAGGGAGTCCTTTCGTAGTGCTGAATGTAGGTTCTTCGCCTTATCAACCGGTGTATGGAGATCTGTCGGTGTTGAGACGTTTCGCGAGACAGATCCCCTTCTGACGGTGGGTGCGCTGCTCGTTGGTATCGGCGTGCTTTGTGGGACACCTCCAGTAGACTGTGTCGACTCCTGAGAGAGGTTGGTAGCGGCAGATGGCTTCTTGCTCGGGCTCTTCGTGATGCCGAGTCCCAGCCCCTGGCTAGGAGGCTCTGATGTTCGATCTGTAAAGCTGAGGCGGCGCGCCGTTCCAGTAAAAGCTGTTGTTCCTCCAAGTCGTCTTCCCGACGGGCTGAACCGCGGgcttgctgcagaggctTCGCTGCCTCGCCTTTCACTATTCACTGGAGGAGGAGTAGTAGTCCTATCCAAGCGTGGCTCTTTCTTAGGGGACAACTGATCGGCACTGTTCTTCCGTTTACGAGGTTGACTTCCGGTTACAGCAGGCGCAGCTGTGGTTGCCTCATCAGGCTTCTTGGCAGTTATGGGAGACTCTGGTTTCTGTTTTGGAGTAGCTTCGCGCATTGCAGTATCGCCATCTTTGTCCTGACTTGCCCTGTCACTATCACTAGTCTCCGAACCGTCATCGCTATCGGATTCAGAATCAGATTCActttctgtttctgcagctAAAGTAACAGCATCAGGTTTGGTCGCCTCTAGAGCAGGTCTTTTCTGCGGTGACACCGAGTGGGCATGTTCACGGGTTAATTGGAGGGCGGGTGAATCAACGGCGACAGAATCCCCGGCATCAGATCGATCAGCAGACGCCTGGCTATGTACTGAGGCACGTCTGGGGGTAGACCGCTTCCTTGGCGTTGTCGCGCGAGGAGATAGAGGGGAATCCCCGAGCTCTTCACTTCCCGCACGGTGGCCTTGCGCCGCACTCAACCCCTCACCATTGAGATCTTGAGACATTCCTCGAGTTAGCGACTTGGCTATCGGCTGGGATGACTGTAATGGCGAGCCGGGGATCTCGACATCCTTTTCCACTGAGGAGACGGGAATATCTCTGCGATGGACCCGATTTGGTGTATAATCAGCCCAATCACCTGCTCCAAAGGGCGACGCTGATCCAAAGCCTTGGCCGGACTCTTCCGTAATAGCTCCAAGTTTTTTGACGGCAGATTCGGCTTCCTgcttttgtttcttctgACGCAGAATTTCGTAGTGCTCGGCCGCCGCATCCCAGTCTTGAGCAACCGAGGGGAATCGCACAGGCGACTCTCCGCCTCCGGCCGGCTTCTGAATGACGCGAACAGTCCTCCGTTGGTCATGTCCGTCAGAGCGCGCTTTCCCCTTATCAACAAACACATCGGCGACAGTCATATCGGTATCAAGGTCGTCAGCTTCATGGTCATCGTCTAGCAGTTTCTTGATCGAGAGAGGTCTGGTACGAGCAACCAATTAGCGACTGCAATAATCACCAGGACAAGCGAAATTGTGCAATTAAGAGTAACACTCACTCAGCACCAGGCCTCAATTTCCTCCATTTCGCTCTGATCATGCCTGCCAGTCCGCCCAGCGTAACGTCTTCGGGATTCTCCAACACAATCAGAAAGCTAGCCGGCTTCCCAGTCGCCGTGCTGGAAGAATTGCGACTGTCATCGTCGCGTTCACGATCACCCAACAACGAgcggaaagagaaggagttGGAGGGCTGGGTTTGCTCTCGAGGGTAGACCTTGACGGTGAGGCGGAGGAAAACCATGTCGAAAGCCTAGGGTTGTATGTCTAGCAGTTAATCGCTTCGCCTGATTCAAGAATTTAGGAACATAATCAAATCGTGGAAGGTCGTGAAACAGTTCTGGTGTTGGAGCTGGGAGGtgcggaggagagaggaaaaGTGGTGAGGGGAGGCAACACCGGAGAAACACTGGAGTAACACtgcgaagaggaagggctggTGAGAAATTGAATGGGCTGACTGAGAGGGATAATGGCCTCGCAGCTCGCTGTTGCTGTCACCACTGTGACTGAGCCCGACAGTGTCAGTGCCACTGTTAGTGTCAGTGTTGAGGAATCTCAGCGCGGAACGGACCCGAGCCGATGAAGACGCGCTCGTTTGCTTTTCACCGCCGACACTATTCTTTACAATTACAACAATCCCAGACCGACTGACCAGAAACCATTGACATCAACTCAGCTTCGTTACATTATTCCGTCTATCAGATATTGATAGATCTCGCAGGGAAATCCTCGAATGTACCGGAATGCGCCAGAAATTCACCAACTCTGGATAGAGCTAACGAACACCATGCTCAACAGTCAAACGCCAAACGAACAGGCAAAGCAGACGAAAAGACGTGAAAATGAACGCTGCTTAGACCATAGAACAGGAAACTCGATTACAACTACTCTACCTGCTCATTCCCATCGAGCACCCAGCCAAGCCCTCTAAACCACGCAGCAAGGAATAGAATTGTCGCAAACGTTGCGCTTAGTCTATCTCGAGCCGCGACAGGACGCTTAGTGAACGGTATCTTACCATTCCTTCTGCCAGAGTCCGAGTAGCTTCTACTGGTAGCGTCCGTTGCGTGGGTCAAGGCCTGCGCTCCGTCCTTAAAAGGCCACCATAGATGAGGAATAGACACTTAGGGCGCTCGTGTCGGATTCCATCGTTGCGCTACCGTCCCAGTCGCCCTCGTTCCATTGACGTCCACAGCTTCGCCCGCCTAGGCATTGTCTAGCTGCTCCAATGGCGGATCGATGGATTTTGGGGATGATGTCACTAGCGGTGTATGGGGCAATGGTGGCAGTAAATGTCAGCCAGGATGAAAGGAAGCCCTTGAACATGTCTCTGTTGCGGTCACAGGACATGGTTTGCTCGCACCAGACCTCAGACATGGCATCTTCGGCGATAAATGTTCTCCATGTTGTTGCATGTTGTTGCGAGTAAGCCGTCGATTGCAGCTCTCCATTTCTGGGCACCATTGGTCTTCCACAATGTCAGTCGTTTCGCTCACCTGGATATGAAGGCACTTACGAGGTTGTACATGTACGCAGCCCCAGCGCTATAAGTGCCATAATTATATGTCCACTGCTGGTCGCCATGGTCCTGACAATCATTTTCCATACTTGTCGTGTCAGCAATAGTCCAGTTATCCGACTTGAGCAGGGGCGTCGTGGCACTCCAGTCCCATATCTTCTCCGCCCACCGAATGTACGTTTCATTTTCAGTATAGCGGCCCAGTCTCGCGGCGAGCTGGAACAATCCGCCATTCGAGATGGCATTTTTCGTGATATACCCACCCTGGAACGGCCAAATCTGCCACCGCATCCCACCACCGCAGCGAGTCTCATCCCACCTCGAAACCTGCGCGTCAAAGACACCCTGGGCAAGTGAAAGCCACAAAGGCtggtcttccttctcagcaaagttcagctctgcagctgtcaTAGCAGCTGGCCCCAAAATATCTGGTCGTTATTGCCAAAGAAGTAGctggggaaaaaaaaatcatCTCTGCCTTTTTGCCAGAGCATGCCTTCTCTCGTGACGT
Protein-coding sequences here:
- a CDS encoding uncharacterized protein (transcript_id=CADANIAT00002315), with the protein product MVFLRLTVKVYPREQTQPSNSFSFRSLLGDRERDDDSRNSSSTATGKPASFLIVLENPEDVTLGGLAGMIRAKWRKLRPGAEPLSIKKLLDDDHEADDLDTDMTVADVFVDKGKARSDGHDQRRTVRVIQKPAGGGESPVRFPSVAQDWDAAAEHYEILRQKKQKQEAESAVKKLGAITEESGQGFGSASPFGAGDWADYTPNRVHRRDIPVSSVEKDVEIPGSPLQSSQPIAKSLTRGMSQDLNGEGLSAAQGHRAGSEELGDSPLSPRATTPRKRSTPRRASVHSQASADRSDAGDSVAVDSPALQLTREHAHSVSPQKRPALEATKPDAVTLAAETESESDSESDSDDGSETSDSDRASQDKDGDTAMREATPKQKPESPITAKKPDEATTAAPAVTGSQPRKRKNSADQLSPKKEPRLDRTTTPPPVNSERRGSEASAASPRFSPSGRRLGGTTAFTGTARRLSFTDRTSEPPSQGLGLGITKSPSKKPSAATNLSQESTQSTGGVPQSTPIPTSSAPTVRRGSVSRNVSTPTDLHTPVDKAKNLHSALRKDSLTSSARRSVSFAESDDFLVADSQPAPTSTPIITTKPSTSTPASQTPSSEKRRSSVSMVFPPGVSMERIAQYEREAEEKVERQKKERAVFEEKIKAAEKDNANSEYLKKLKAAFNTWQSLVSSRSSQRKGIAERLERLQAELKKMEESSTNVSSQGKGKKSQESKPARSQQASKNDTPASKTLTSTPATNGDSKMSVTHSSGWNAINNKSPSSDQKSATQTINGTNPKSATRAAPKEPVARTVATRTLSKASQPPSTQSRNSTASEELDLPAMKVQARATANATKKAAPQKPVEVSSSSEETSEEESSSEESSSSDSESESASEGEGKTNNPASSVKHSTVSASQKPKSTPPSAQRTLNSPAPLSQTTQSQAQAQPQSSDWRWPRSSQTGVTRLSLKSIKGEVASQAQAQAAAKASATGKRGANAHPRRGVFSPPDSDSEETESESESESESESESERSSSSDSEGGSGSDSDKGRVKKRSPSPPSVADAGDIMSSGQIRKLRTARTGGRA
- a CDS encoding putative mannan endo-1,6-alpha-mannosidase dfgE (transcript_id=CADANIAT00002316) — protein: MSQYHGNETGQIPGKVPESWWEGAAMFMTLIQYWYWTGDILGPAAMTAAELNFAEKEDQPLWLSLAQGVFDAQVSRWDETRCGGGMRWQIWPFQGGYITKNAISNGGLFQLAARLGRYTENETYIRWAEKIWDWSATTPLLKSDNWTIADTTTLGLRTCTTSPMVPRNGELQSTAYSQQHATTWRTFIAEDAMSEVWCEQTMSCDRNRDMFKGFLSSWLTFTATIAPYTASDIIPKIHRSAIGAARQCLGGRSCGRQWNEGDWDGSATMESDTSALSVYSSSMVAF